The following are encoded in a window of Deinococcus planocerae genomic DNA:
- a CDS encoding cyclin-dependent kinase inhibitor 3 family protein yields the protein MESKRGEGPPLSLGPPNLDRSRKESRVTSETYPIRVDWVETGLWPGRLGLTFAPGKKGASVLQAGVIHDRDLGADLGGLAREGVQIIAPLIEDHEFELLGISEYHRLVEEHGLTVLACPIRDRDVPGDLGGFGAFLDELMDALLDGRRVVVHCRGGLGRAGLTAACLLVQAGMPPEQAIERVRAARPGAIETEAQAGFVYDFARR from the coding sequence GTGGAGAGCAAGAGGGGCGAAGGGCCGCCCCTGAGCCTGGGGCCACCAAACCTCGACCGTTCAAGAAAGGAATCCAGAGTGACGAGCGAGACGTACCCCATTCGGGTGGACTGGGTGGAGACGGGGTTGTGGCCGGGTCGCCTGGGATTGACCTTCGCCCCGGGCAAGAAGGGCGCGAGCGTGCTTCAGGCGGGCGTGATCCACGACCGCGACCTGGGCGCCGACCTGGGCGGACTCGCCCGGGAGGGGGTGCAGATCATCGCGCCCCTGATCGAGGACCACGAGTTCGAGCTGCTCGGCATCTCCGAGTACCACCGGCTGGTCGAGGAACACGGCCTGACCGTCCTCGCCTGCCCGATCCGGGACCGCGACGTGCCGGGGGACCTGGGCGGCTTCGGCGCGTTCCTCGACGAGCTGATGGACGCCCTGCTCGACGGGCGCCGGGTGGTCGTCCACTGCCGGGGCGGGCTGGGCCGGGCGGGGCTCACCGCCGCCTGCCTCCTCGTTCAGGCGGGGATGCCGCCCGAGCAGGCCATCGAGCGTGTTCGGGCGGCCCGCCCTGGCGCCATCGAGACCGAGGCCCAGGCCGGGTTCGTCTACGACTTCGCCCGCCGCTGA
- a CDS encoding DUF2243 domain-containing protein, with the protein MSVLGARGHVGEQAAQQRRWMAGGVLLGLGLGGFFDGIVLHQLLQWHHMVSEPYPPNTVQNLRINTLGDGLFHSLNWVFTVVGTFLLWSGLRASRATWRTSAFLGTLLFGWGVFNVVEGLIDHQILGIHHVRPGPSWLAYDLGYLAWGAVMALLGWRLMRAAR; encoded by the coding sequence ATGAGCGTACTGGGGGCACGGGGCCATGTGGGAGAGCAGGCGGCACAGCAGAGGCGCTGGATGGCGGGCGGCGTGCTGCTCGGGCTGGGGCTGGGCGGCTTCTTCGACGGGATCGTGCTGCACCAGCTCCTTCAGTGGCACCACATGGTGAGCGAGCCGTACCCGCCGAACACGGTCCAGAACCTGCGAATCAACACCCTGGGCGACGGCCTCTTCCACAGCCTGAACTGGGTCTTCACCGTGGTCGGCACGTTCCTGCTCTGGAGCGGCCTGCGGGCCAGCCGCGCGACGTGGCGCACCTCCGCCTTTCTCGGAACCCTGCTCTTCGGCTGGGGGGTGTTCAACGTGGTCGAGGGGCTGATCGACCACCAGATTCTGGGCATCCACCACGTCCGCCCGGGGCCTTCCTGGCTCGCCTACGACCTCGGGTACCTCGCTTGGGGCGCGGTGATGGCCCTCTTAGGCTGGCGGCTGATGCGGGCGGCACGCTGA
- a CDS encoding pyridoxamine 5'-phosphate oxidase family protein — protein sequence MSQVNTPEQSHLSREETIQAMTEVMKNVPIAILTVVTDEGHLQAHPMTTRQAEFDGDVWFLGGKDTKQVRCMAARPQVGVAYVDHGKGAYVSISGAAQLVEDRAKLEELWSDAYQAYFPGGIDDPSLQLVKIEAQGGEYWGSDGKIKNLFAQARAAVTGKAATDLGTNETVEF from the coding sequence ATGAGTCAGGTCAACACGCCCGAGCAAAGCCATCTCAGCCGCGAAGAGACGATCCAGGCCATGACCGAGGTCATGAAGAACGTGCCCATCGCCATCCTCACGGTGGTGACCGACGAGGGGCACCTCCAGGCCCACCCCATGACGACCCGGCAGGCGGAGTTCGACGGGGACGTGTGGTTCCTGGGCGGCAAGGACACCAAGCAGGTGCGGTGCATGGCGGCGCGCCCGCAGGTGGGCGTCGCCTACGTCGACCACGGCAAGGGCGCCTACGTCAGCATCAGCGGGGCGGCGCAGCTCGTGGAGGACCGCGCCAAGCTCGAAGAACTCTGGAGCGACGCCTACCAGGCCTACTTCCCGGGCGGGATCGACGACCCCAGCCTCCAGCTCGTGAAGATCGAGGCGCAGGGCGGCGAGTACTGGGGCAGCGACGGCAAGATCAAAAACCTCTTCGCGCAGGCGCGCGCCGCCGTCACGGGCAAGGCCGCGACCGACCTGGGGACGAACGAGACCGTCGAGTTCTGA
- a CDS encoding succinate dehydrogenase iron-sulfur subunit, which yields MPEYYPTSGASSNATTMHIKVKILRFNPEKDKKAHWETYPVEAQPADRVLDVLNYVKWFVDPSLTFRRSCMHGICGSDAMMINGRNQLACKTLLRDLVKDGGTLTVEPIRGLKVEKDLLTDMEPFFDAYRAIMPYFINESPPPAGERLQSPELAERMAQSSNCILCAACTTSCPIFWVNGSYLGPAAIVQAHRFIFDSRDQATHQRLNIMNQNTGVWRCRTAYNCTEACPRDIPITQLIEEVKRAVLYQQS from the coding sequence ATGCCCGAGTACTACCCCACCAGCGGCGCCTCGTCGAACGCGACGACGATGCACATCAAGGTCAAGATTCTGCGGTTCAACCCGGAAAAGGACAAAAAGGCCCACTGGGAAACCTACCCGGTGGAGGCGCAGCCCGCCGACCGCGTGCTCGACGTGCTGAACTACGTCAAGTGGTTCGTGGACCCCTCGCTCACCTTCCGCCGTTCGTGTATGCACGGCATCTGCGGCAGCGACGCGATGATGATCAACGGGCGCAACCAGCTCGCCTGCAAGACGCTCTTGCGCGACCTCGTGAAAGACGGCGGCACGCTCACGGTCGAGCCCATCCGCGGGCTGAAGGTCGAGAAGGACCTCCTCACCGACATGGAGCCCTTCTTCGACGCCTACCGCGCGATCATGCCGTACTTCATCAACGAGAGCCCGCCCCCCGCGGGTGAGCGGCTCCAGTCGCCCGAACTCGCCGAGCGGATGGCGCAGTCGAGCAACTGCATCCTGTGCGCGGCCTGCACGACCTCCTGTCCGATCTTCTGGGTCAACGGCTCGTACCTCGGCCCGGCGGCCATCGTGCAGGCGCACCGTTTCATCTTCGACAGCCGCGACCAGGCGACCCACCAGCGCCTGAACATCATGAACCAGAACACCGGTGTGTGGCGCTGCCGCACCGCCTACAACTGCACCGAAGCCTGCCCGCGCGACATCCCGATCACCCAACTGATCGAGGAAGTCAAGCGCGCGGTGCTGTACCAGCAGTCGTAG
- a CDS encoding DMT family transporter — MTSEPLTPPLARAAPPRTGLALAGVLLTVVLWGSNVVLLKLLLRHLNAETINLGRFLIAGGVLVTLAVRSHGWPRWDARTWGQVALVGLLGNSVFQAFFLTGIHANPAGVAGLVSGVVPVLVLPLGLLLGQRVGWRQGAGAALASLGLVGLLAVTLQPGAAVTPGGLAWVLGAAAAWALYTLWNRPLTERLGALPFVAFSLALGCLPYVAWALPHVPAPVGVSPLAWGGVALSALGANVVAYVAWANGARVLGAARTSVWNTLAPAVALVLSAAVLHERLPAAVWLGALVILAGAALANWPGRAQARRN; from the coding sequence GTGACCTCCGAGCCGCTCACCCCGCCCCTGGCCCGGGCCGCCCCGCCGCGAACGGGGCTGGCGCTCGCGGGCGTGCTCCTGACCGTGGTCTTGTGGGGGTCGAACGTCGTGCTCCTCAAGCTGCTCCTGCGCCATCTCAACGCCGAGACGATCAACCTGGGGCGCTTCCTGATCGCGGGGGGGGTGCTGGTCACGCTCGCGGTCCGCTCGCACGGCTGGCCGCGCTGGGACGCCCGCACCTGGGGACAGGTGGCGCTCGTGGGCCTGCTGGGGAACTCGGTGTTCCAGGCCTTTTTTCTGACGGGCATCCACGCGAATCCGGCGGGGGTGGCGGGGCTGGTGAGCGGCGTCGTGCCCGTGCTCGTCCTGCCGCTGGGGCTGCTGCTCGGCCAGCGGGTGGGGTGGCGGCAGGGAGCGGGGGCCGCGCTCGCCTCCCTGGGGCTCGTGGGGCTCCTCGCCGTGACGCTGCAACCGGGGGCGGCGGTCACGCCGGGCGGCCTCGCGTGGGTCCTGGGGGCGGCGGCGGCGTGGGCGCTCTACACCCTCTGGAACAGACCCCTCACCGAGCGGCTGGGGGCGCTGCCCTTCGTGGCCTTCAGCCTCGCGCTGGGGTGCTTGCCGTACGTGGCGTGGGCGCTGCCGCACGTCCCGGCGCCGGTCGGCGTGTCCCCGCTGGCGTGGGGGGGGGTGGCGCTCAGCGCCCTGGGGGCGAACGTGGTCGCCTACGTCGCCTGGGCCAACGGGGCGCGGGTGCTCGGGGCGGCCCGCACGAGCGTGTGGAACACCCTCGCCCCCGCCGTGGCGCTCGTCCTCAGCGCCGCCGTGCTGCACGAACGCCTGCCCGCCGCGGTGTGGCTGGGGGCCCTCGTCATCCTCGCGGGGGCGGCCCTCGCCAACTGGCCGGGCCGGGCACAGGCGCGCCGGAACTGA
- a CDS encoding succinate dehydrogenase hydrophobic membrane anchor subunit, with the protein MIRARTFTDARQQAHSNAELNWWIFMRISGLILVFLVLGHIYMTFIQVSEADATYIAVVNKLQQPAWKFYDWTILALSLLHGVNGARYSIEDYVRSRPNRAWVKTIFYTISGVIFTLGSIGLFSI; encoded by the coding sequence GTGATCCGCGCGCGCACCTTCACGGACGCCCGGCAGCAGGCGCACTCCAACGCCGAGCTGAACTGGTGGATCTTCATGCGGATCAGCGGCCTGATCCTGGTCTTCTTGGTGCTGGGCCACATCTACATGACCTTTATCCAGGTCAGCGAGGCCGACGCCACCTACATCGCGGTGGTGAACAAGCTCCAGCAGCCCGCCTGGAAGTTCTACGACTGGACCATCCTGGCCCTGTCGCTGCTGCACGGGGTGAACGGCGCCCGCTACTCCATCGAGGACTACGTGAGAAGCCGCCCCAACCGCGCGTGGGTCAAGACGATCTTCTACACGATCAGCGGCGTGATCTTCACGCTCGGCTCGATTGGTCTGTTCTCCATCTAA
- the sdhC gene encoding succinate dehydrogenase, cytochrome b556 subunit translates to MYRGREGQWAWVLHRLSGLAILAYLLVHVISISLFMFGEQAYMAVHHTYELPIFSLGLIAVTAGVVYHSLNGLRIIVMDFTGMGVLYQRQMFWGVIALTLLATAYTSFVVIGRLLGGEA, encoded by the coding sequence ATGTACCGAGGAAGAGAGGGGCAGTGGGCGTGGGTGCTTCACCGCCTGTCCGGGCTGGCGATCCTGGCCTACCTGCTCGTTCACGTCATCAGCATCAGCCTGTTCATGTTCGGCGAGCAGGCCTATATGGCGGTGCACCACACCTACGAGTTGCCGATCTTCAGCCTGGGCCTCATCGCGGTCACGGCGGGGGTGGTGTACCACTCCCTCAATGGCCTGCGCATCATCGTGATGGACTTTACCGGTATGGGCGTGCTCTATCAGCGGCAGATGTTCTGGGGGGTTATCGCCTTGACGCTGCTCGCCACCGCGTACACGTCCTTCGTGGTCATTGGCCGCCTGCTCGGGGGTGAGGCGTGA
- the hemB gene encoding porphobilinogen synthase, whose translation MLDRPRRLRRTAGLRALTREVTLSPQHFIHPIFVHEADTEDPIATMPGVSRHSVPGAVEQARMARDLGIPSVILFGIPDHKDPEGSQAYAEGGVIQRAAAAIKSALPEMVVVADTCLCEYTDHGHCGPLCQTGDGEWTVDNDAALGLLARTAVSQARAGADIVAPSAMMDGQVGAIRSALDEAGFSHVPVMAYAVKYASAYYGPFRDAAGSTPSFGNRASYQMDPAGGEREALREARLDAEQGADFLMVKPALAYLDMVRLLRDTFDLPLVVYNVSGEYALMKAAAQAGYMDERRTVLETLTGMRRAGADAIITYHALDAARWLRGE comes from the coding sequence ATGCTCGACCGTCCCCGTCGTCTGCGCCGCACCGCTGGCCTGCGCGCCCTGACCCGCGAGGTCACGCTCTCCCCACAGCACTTCATCCACCCCATCTTCGTCCACGAGGCGGACACCGAGGACCCCATCGCCACCATGCCGGGCGTGAGCCGCCACAGCGTCCCGGGCGCGGTCGAGCAGGCCAGGATGGCCCGCGACCTCGGCATCCCCAGCGTGATCCTCTTCGGCATCCCCGACCACAAGGACCCCGAAGGTAGCCAGGCGTACGCGGAGGGCGGCGTCATCCAGCGCGCGGCAGCCGCGATCAAGTCAGCCCTGCCCGAGATGGTCGTGGTCGCCGACACCTGCCTGTGCGAGTACACCGACCACGGCCACTGCGGCCCGCTGTGCCAGACGGGGGACGGCGAGTGGACGGTGGACAACGACGCGGCCCTGGGCCTCCTCGCCCGGACCGCCGTGTCCCAGGCCCGGGCGGGCGCCGACATCGTGGCGCCGAGCGCGATGATGGACGGGCAGGTCGGCGCGATCCGCTCGGCCCTCGACGAGGCGGGCTTCTCCCACGTGCCCGTCATGGCCTACGCGGTCAAGTACGCCTCGGCCTACTACGGCCCCTTCCGTGACGCGGCGGGGAGCACCCCCAGTTTCGGTAACCGGGCGTCGTACCAGATGGACCCGGCGGGCGGCGAGCGCGAGGCGCTGCGGGAGGCCAGGCTCGACGCCGAGCAGGGTGCGGACTTCCTGATGGTCAAGCCCGCGCTCGCCTACCTCGACATGGTGCGGCTGCTGCGCGACACCTTCGACCTGCCCCTCGTCGTCTACAACGTCAGCGGCGAGTACGCCCTGATGAAGGCCGCCGCCCAGGCCGGGTACATGGACGAGCGCCGCACCGTGCTCGAAACCCTGACCGGGATGCGCCGCGCCGGGGCCGACGCAATCATCACCTACCACGCGCTCGACGCCGCCCGCTGGCTCCGTGGCGAGTAG
- the sdhA gene encoding succinate dehydrogenase flavoprotein subunit, producing the protein MHHRYDVLVVGAGGAGLMAALYAAKGGVSVACISKLYPTRSHTGAAQGGVGAALGNVAEDHWEWHMFDTIKGGDYLTDQDAAEIFAKDVIEAVYELEHMGLPFSRTDEGKIAQRKFGGHTREFGKAAVERSCYAKDRTGHMILQTLYQQNVKAGTNFYNEFHVTDLIIEEGRCRGVVAYHLATGEIHTFHAKAVILAAGGYGRIYKITSNALTLTGDLMSIYYRKGLPLEDMEFYQFHPTGLAKLGILVTEGIRGEGGILRNESGERFMERYAPTIKDLAPRDIVSRSIITEIREGRGVGRDRDAINLDLTHLPRETIEQKLAEITDLARTYLGLDPIKDLVPIQPTAHYAMGGIPTDINGLCLADGNGTSVEGLYAAGEQACVSLHGANRLGTNSLGDLIVFGRRAGIYAAQYARQVEYPEMPEQPERETLETLERLKNASGKENSAMIRKELQESMMNNVGIFRNGPDMERQVEVIKELKARYAGVSVADPSVRYNSELIEAMELGFMLDCAEATTASALNRKESRGAHDREDYTERDDANWLKHTMAYKDLSHPDSVIIGYKPVSLKGYTRAFEPKPRVY; encoded by the coding sequence ATGCACCATCGTTACGACGTACTGGTGGTCGGCGCGGGCGGAGCGGGGCTGATGGCCGCGCTCTACGCCGCCAAGGGGGGCGTGTCCGTCGCCTGCATCTCCAAGCTCTACCCCACCCGTTCCCACACCGGGGCCGCGCAGGGCGGCGTCGGCGCCGCACTCGGCAACGTCGCCGAGGACCACTGGGAATGGCACATGTTCGACACGATCAAGGGCGGTGACTACCTTACCGACCAGGACGCGGCGGAAATTTTCGCCAAGGACGTGATCGAGGCCGTCTACGAACTCGAGCACATGGGCCTGCCCTTCTCGCGCACCGACGAGGGCAAGATCGCCCAGCGCAAGTTCGGCGGCCACACCCGCGAGTTCGGCAAGGCGGCGGTCGAGCGGAGCTGCTACGCCAAAGACCGCACCGGGCACATGATTCTGCAAACGCTCTACCAGCAGAACGTGAAGGCCGGGACCAACTTCTACAACGAGTTCCACGTCACCGACCTGATCATCGAGGAGGGGCGCTGCCGCGGCGTGGTGGCCTACCACCTCGCGACCGGTGAGATCCACACCTTCCACGCGAAGGCCGTGATCCTGGCGGCGGGCGGCTACGGGCGCATCTACAAGATCACCTCCAACGCCCTGACGCTCACCGGCGACCTGATGAGCATCTACTACCGCAAGGGCCTGCCGCTGGAGGACATGGAGTTCTATCAGTTCCACCCCACCGGCCTCGCCAAGCTGGGCATCCTGGTGACCGAGGGCATTCGCGGCGAGGGCGGCATCCTGCGCAACGAGAGCGGCGAGCGCTTCATGGAGCGGTACGCGCCGACGATCAAGGACCTCGCGCCGCGCGATATCGTCTCGCGCTCGATCATCACCGAGATCCGGGAAGGCCGGGGCGTGGGCCGCGACCGGGACGCGATCAACCTCGACCTGACGCACCTGCCGCGCGAGACCATCGAGCAAAAGCTCGCGGAGATCACCGACCTCGCGCGGACGTACCTGGGCCTCGACCCCATCAAGGACCTCGTGCCCATCCAGCCGACCGCGCACTACGCGATGGGCGGTATCCCGACCGACATCAACGGGCTGTGCCTCGCCGACGGCAACGGCACCTCGGTGGAGGGGCTGTACGCGGCGGGCGAGCAGGCGTGCGTGTCGCTGCACGGGGCCAACCGCCTGGGCACGAACTCGCTAGGCGACCTGATCGTCTTCGGGCGCCGCGCGGGCATCTACGCGGCGCAGTACGCGCGGCAAGTCGAGTACCCCGAGATGCCGGAGCAGCCCGAACGCGAGACGCTGGAGACGCTGGAGAGGTTGAAGAACGCCTCGGGCAAGGAGAACTCCGCCATGATCCGCAAGGAGTTGCAGGAGTCGATGATGAACAACGTCGGCATCTTCCGCAACGGCCCGGACATGGAGCGGCAGGTCGAGGTCATCAAGGAGCTCAAGGCCCGCTACGCCGGGGTCTCGGTCGCCGACCCCAGCGTCCGCTACAACAGCGAACTGATCGAGGCGATGGAGCTCGGCTTCATGCTCGACTGCGCCGAGGCGACGACCGCCAGCGCGCTCAACCGCAAGGAGTCGCGCGGCGCCCATGACCGCGAGGACTACACCGAGCGCGACGACGCCAACTGGCTCAAGCACACCATGGCTTACAAGGACCTCAGCCATCCCGACAGCGTGATCATCGGCTACAAGCCCGTGTCCCTCAAGGGCTACACCCGGGCCTTCGAGCCGAAGCCGCGCGTGTACTAA